In one Chitinivorax tropicus genomic region, the following are encoded:
- a CDS encoding DUF1631 family protein, translated as MDRNALLAATRAEFMHAFIDPLDALLQQCSDHLFNKADIHPSPVERRKLMDARDILIRQSKSLKQSLKSSMEQLINRSFQTAYSTFRPSFSNVGTLSLSLVDTSTVDDELRIDTITKLLRNEAEEQLRDLNIRIALLFEQDNIKERENPFRPYLFSRCIASATEQLDIPQDISAVLTVQMAEALAGRIADIYGALNALLAGHGIAAELQLKIRRSPANLGNGGASGVDNGNGHAATTDYAASPSQVYQPAIGTTGNPYAPPQSQSHMEPTGYLTSNEDLLMQWVQQQSATWGLPQREPTSAATTSANKGSGWLRAPQQVGQVLRKLFIGQEAASPTQHAPITQSLALSIEQMTQTALSAFADFAQDDGSVRNLMMEQRQALKNSTSDLNQQMIIDVVAMLFEFILRDNQVPAEVRAQLGRLQILVLKHALQDPALFNQKNHPARLLVNRIGSISLGLKHMDPSGERVTKEIVRIVESLLSGDHEGLALFEHMLDELDAFIARELRSSNVKVERAVKVMEHAVNRTLRFARISAAMADSLSTITIDGDLQDFLVNHWPRVIERAEREDPGKAERYRLVVPDLIWSIAPKTNDQERKQLVLLLQPLLHTLREGLNLLDWSPGQQQNFLNWLAEFHTRALRAGSVQAVVPSLSQIHEQFTPLTQQPAEADMANANGKPVEIDQHVLSDALSEMESQLTIIDQRYEQLLQDPDHPSSEGQSAEAQDEQPLETDWNTHLQNGVMIEINLDGHPALARLNWFSEHARSLVLSIDDQSEPAMISLRLFKRLLQNGRAKFLETEPLFERAIQSLLQTADQMGQQPAKT; from the coding sequence ATGGATCGGAATGCCTTGTTGGCGGCTACGCGTGCTGAATTCATGCATGCCTTTATAGACCCGCTGGACGCCCTCCTGCAGCAATGCTCGGATCACTTGTTCAACAAAGCGGATATACACCCCTCACCTGTCGAACGCCGCAAGTTGATGGATGCGCGAGACATCCTGATCCGCCAGAGCAAGTCCTTGAAACAGAGCTTGAAATCTTCGATGGAGCAGCTGATCAATCGCAGCTTCCAGACCGCCTACAGCACTTTCCGCCCGTCATTCTCCAATGTCGGCACCCTGAGCCTGTCATTGGTCGACACCAGTACCGTTGATGATGAGCTGCGGATCGACACCATCACCAAGCTGCTGCGCAACGAGGCCGAAGAGCAGCTGCGCGATCTCAATATCCGCATCGCCCTGCTGTTCGAGCAGGACAATATCAAGGAGCGGGAAAACCCGTTCCGCCCCTACCTGTTTTCCCGCTGCATCGCCAGCGCCACCGAACAGCTCGACATTCCCCAGGACATTTCAGCCGTGCTGACGGTGCAGATGGCCGAGGCCCTGGCTGGGCGGATTGCAGACATCTATGGCGCCCTGAATGCATTGCTGGCAGGCCATGGTATTGCTGCCGAACTACAGCTCAAGATCAGACGCAGCCCGGCCAACCTGGGCAATGGCGGCGCCAGCGGCGTTGACAACGGCAATGGACACGCCGCCACGACCGACTATGCCGCCAGCCCATCACAGGTCTACCAACCCGCAATCGGCACAACAGGCAACCCCTACGCGCCCCCCCAGTCTCAGTCCCATATGGAGCCGACAGGTTATCTGACCTCCAACGAAGACCTGTTGATGCAATGGGTTCAGCAGCAGTCTGCAACCTGGGGGCTCCCCCAGCGAGAGCCCACCAGCGCAGCCACAACCAGCGCCAATAAGGGTAGCGGCTGGTTGCGAGCACCACAGCAGGTCGGCCAGGTCTTACGCAAGTTGTTCATCGGGCAAGAAGCGGCCAGCCCGACGCAACATGCGCCGATTACCCAGTCGCTGGCCCTGTCAATCGAGCAGATGACACAGACGGCGTTGAGCGCATTTGCCGATTTTGCGCAGGATGACGGCAGCGTCCGTAATCTGATGATGGAGCAACGGCAGGCGCTCAAGAACTCCACGTCGGATTTGAATCAGCAAATGATCATCGACGTGGTCGCGATGCTGTTCGAATTCATTCTGCGGGATAACCAGGTCCCCGCCGAGGTACGTGCGCAGCTGGGGCGGTTGCAGATCCTGGTTCTGAAGCATGCGCTGCAAGACCCGGCGTTGTTCAATCAGAAAAACCATCCTGCCCGCCTGCTGGTCAATCGTATCGGCTCCATCTCACTCGGTCTGAAACACATGGACCCCAGTGGCGAGCGGGTGACCAAGGAAATCGTCCGCATCGTCGAATCGCTGCTGAGTGGTGATCACGAAGGACTCGCGCTGTTCGAGCACATGCTCGATGAGCTGGATGCCTTCATTGCCCGGGAACTACGCTCCAGCAATGTCAAAGTCGAGCGCGCAGTCAAGGTCATGGAACATGCCGTGAACCGGACGTTGCGTTTTGCGCGCATCTCAGCCGCGATGGCCGACTCGCTTTCCACGATCACCATCGATGGCGATCTGCAGGATTTCCTGGTGAACCATTGGCCCCGCGTCATCGAGCGGGCTGAACGGGAAGACCCAGGCAAGGCAGAGCGTTACCGCTTGGTGGTGCCAGACCTGATCTGGAGCATCGCCCCCAAGACAAACGATCAGGAACGCAAGCAACTGGTGTTGTTATTGCAACCACTCTTGCACACACTGCGTGAAGGCTTGAACTTGCTTGATTGGTCGCCAGGGCAGCAACAGAATTTTCTGAACTGGCTGGCCGAATTCCATACCCGTGCCTTGCGTGCTGGCTCGGTACAGGCTGTCGTGCCGTCACTTTCACAGATCCACGAACAATTCACCCCGCTGACCCAACAACCTGCCGAGGCAGACATGGCCAACGCCAATGGCAAGCCAGTTGAAATCGACCAGCATGTACTGAGTGATGCTTTAAGTGAAATGGAAAGCCAGCTGACCATCATCGATCAGCGCTATGAACAATTGCTGCAAGACCCCGATCATCCATCAAGTGAGGGGCAGTCGGCGGAGGCACAAGACGAACAGCCGCTGGAAACGGATTGGAACACCCACCTGCAAAATGGTGTCATGATCGAAATCAATCTGGATGGGCACCCAGCACTGGCCCGCCTGAACTGGTTCAGCGAACATGCCCGCAGCCTGGTGCTCAGCATCGATGACCAGAGCGAACCCGCCATGATCAGCCTACGCCTGTTCAAACGGCTGTTGCAAAATGGCCGCGCCAAGTTCCTTGAGACCGAGCCGCTATTTGAGCGGGCGATACAGTCGCTGTTGCAAACAGCGGATCAGATGGGACAGCAACCCGCCAAGACCTGA
- a CDS encoding prephenate dehydrogenase: protein MSEPFISKLVVIGVGLIGGSFALGLRKAGRVGQVVGVGRGQANLDRALHLNLIDEASQDVRSAVQQADMVLLAMPVGQMAEVMQAIRPVLPSHALISDVGSTKQDVVAMARAHLGEHLPRFVPAHPIAGAEQSGAQAARFGLFENKNVVLTPLPETNEHATQVVSTLWQVCGARLSTMSAAAHDQVFAAVSHLPHLLAFALVDDIVHKANADQCFKYAASGFRDFTRIASSHPEMWRDISLANREALLKELACYQDQLTRVQTMLAANDADGLERMFDVARTARNAWLDGLK from the coding sequence GTGTCAGAACCTTTTATATCCAAACTGGTGGTGATTGGTGTCGGGCTGATTGGTGGCAGCTTTGCATTGGGGCTCCGCAAGGCGGGGCGGGTTGGACAGGTGGTTGGCGTCGGGCGCGGGCAGGCGAATCTGGATCGGGCTTTGCATCTGAACCTGATCGATGAAGCCAGCCAGGATGTCCGCTCTGCAGTGCAGCAGGCGGATATGGTATTGCTCGCCATGCCCGTCGGGCAGATGGCCGAGGTGATGCAGGCCATCCGACCTGTGCTGCCCAGCCATGCCTTGATTTCCGATGTGGGCAGCACCAAACAGGATGTAGTCGCCATGGCGCGCGCCCATCTGGGTGAGCATCTGCCACGTTTTGTGCCAGCCCACCCTATTGCAGGTGCTGAGCAAAGTGGTGCTCAGGCGGCGCGATTTGGCTTGTTCGAGAACAAAAACGTCGTCCTGACCCCGTTGCCCGAAACCAACGAACACGCAACCCAGGTGGTGAGCACGCTGTGGCAAGTCTGCGGTGCGCGACTCAGCACTATGTCGGCAGCGGCGCATGATCAGGTTTTTGCTGCTGTCAGCCATCTACCGCATCTGCTGGCCTTTGCGCTGGTGGATGATATTGTGCACAAGGCGAATGCTGATCAGTGTTTCAAATATGCAGCCTCCGGGTTCCGCGATTTCACCCGTATTGCCTCCAGCCACCCCGAGATGTGGCGTGATATCAGCTTGGCCAACCGCGAGGCGCTGCTGAAAGAGCTAGCCTGCTATCAGGATCAATTGACAAGGGTTCAGACCATGCTGGCTGCCAATGATGCAGATGGGTTGGAACGCATGTTCGATGTGGCCCGCACTGCACGCAATGCTTGGCTGGATGGTCTGAAATAG
- the aroF gene encoding 3-deoxy-7-phosphoheptulonate synthase, translating to MLIIMDRGATDAQIDAVIHRIRDAGLSEHVSRGVERTIIGAIGDERKLEADMFELLPGVEQAIHIVKQYKIVAREWHRDDTVIDIGGVKLGGSSVQVIGGPCSVETQEQMQLAARYTHEAGCKLMRGGAFKPRTSPYTFQGLGVKGLEYFRNAAQQYKLPIVTELMDVRMLDTFMEWDVDVIQIGTRNMQNFDLLKEVGKVNKPVILKRGMSATISEWLMSAEYIAAGGNHNIIFCERGIRTFETAYRNVLDVTAIPVLKRETHLPVIVDPSHAGGKSWMVPALARAAVAAGADGLLVEMHPNPCEAWCDADQALTPQELKDLNQTLAAIAGALGRTLNG from the coding sequence ATGTTGATCATCATGGATCGGGGCGCGACAGACGCCCAGATTGACGCGGTCATTCACCGCATTCGTGACGCGGGGCTGTCAGAGCATGTCTCGCGAGGGGTGGAGCGTACCATCATCGGCGCGATCGGTGATGAGCGCAAATTGGAAGCCGATATGTTCGAGCTGCTGCCTGGGGTGGAGCAGGCGATTCATATCGTCAAGCAATACAAGATCGTGGCCCGCGAGTGGCATCGTGACGATACGGTGATCGATATCGGCGGGGTCAAGCTGGGTGGGAGCTCAGTGCAGGTCATCGGTGGCCCTTGCTCGGTCGAGACCCAGGAACAGATGCAGCTGGCAGCGCGTTACACTCACGAGGCAGGTTGTAAATTGATGCGAGGGGGGGCATTCAAGCCTCGCACCAGTCCGTATACCTTCCAGGGCTTGGGGGTGAAGGGGCTGGAGTATTTCCGCAATGCGGCTCAGCAATACAAGTTGCCCATTGTCACCGAGCTGATGGATGTGCGCATGCTCGATACCTTTATGGAGTGGGATGTCGATGTGATCCAGATCGGCACGCGCAATATGCAGAATTTCGATCTGCTGAAAGAAGTGGGCAAGGTCAACAAACCTGTCATCCTGAAACGTGGCATGTCTGCGACCATTTCGGAATGGCTGATGTCCGCTGAGTATATTGCCGCAGGCGGCAATCACAACATCATTTTCTGTGAGCGGGGCATCCGCACTTTCGAGACTGCTTATCGCAATGTTTTGGATGTGACAGCGATACCCGTGCTGAAGCGTGAAACCCATCTACCGGTCATCGTTGATCCGTCACACGCCGGGGGCAAATCCTGGATGGTGCCGGCCCTGGCCCGTGCTGCGGTGGCGGCTGGCGCAGACGGGCTGTTGGTGGAAATGCACCCCAACCCTTGTGAAGCCTGGTGTGATGCTGATCAAGCGCTGACACCGCAAGAGCTCAAGGATCTCAACCAGACCTTGGCAGCGATTGCCGGGGCCTTGGGGCGGACGCTGAATGGTTGA